ACGTTCAGCACCTTGCCGTCGCGGGCGATGGCCTCGTCCAGGATCTTCTCGGCCTGGGCCTGCAACTTGGGATCCAGCGTGGTGCGCACCACGGTCTCGCCATAGGTGTTCTCGAACACCGCCTTGGCCTGCGGGAACACCCAGTCGGCGAAGTAGGAGCCGGTGGGCAGCTTGGCGCGGCCGGCCTCGACCCGCACCTGGTTCACGGCGGACCGCGCCTGGCCCTCGGTGATCACGCCGGTGTCGACCATCGCGCCCAGCACGGTCTTCATCCGCGTCTTAGCGCCGGCGAAGTTCTCGGTGGGGGCCCAGCGAGACGGCGCCTTGACCAGACCCGCCAGCATCGCCGCCTCGCCGACTGACAAGGTCTCGGGCGTCTTGTCGAAATAGTGCCGCGCCGCCGCGCGCAGGCCGAACGTGCCGTCGCCGAAATAGACCGACGACAGGTAGCGCGACAGGATCTCGTCCTTCGAGAGGCGGGCGTCCAGATAGAGCGCGATCAGCACCTCCTGGATTTTCCGCCGGAAGGTGCGCTTGTTGGACAGGAAGGCGTTCTTGGCCAGCTGCTGGGTGATGGTCGAACCGCCTTCCGACACCCCGCCGGCCTTGGCGTTGGCGCCCACGGCTCGCAGGATCGCCTTGGGGTCGACACCCATGTGCGAGTAGAAGCGCCGGTCCTCGATGGCGATGAACGCGCCGGGCACATAGGCGGGCAGCTTGGAGACCACGACGGGGGCCTCCTTGTAGGAGCCGCGCCGGGCGATGGGCGAGCCGTCGGCGGCCACGATCACCAGGGTCGGATTGGCCAGGGGCTCCAGGGCCCGGCCCAGCGGCAACGACCACAGCAGCGAGGCGATCACGGCGATCACCACCAGCACGCTGGCCGCGGCGCCGATCTGCCAGGGCCGGCGCTTCCAGATCGGCGGCTTGGCCGGCGGCGGCGCGGACGGCGGTTCGGCGGCTAGTGGCTCGGCCGCTTCGGGTTCGACGGCCTCAGGGGTTTCGGGCGGCGAGATCTCGGTGTCGACGGGCTGCGTCTCGGACGTTTCGGACACCTCTTCGACCGCGTCGGGCGCCAGCGTTTCGATCGGCGCGGCGGCGGGCTTGGCCCTGGAGCGGCGCTTGCGCTTGGGCGTCGCCGCTTCGACGGCCGCCTCGACCGGGGCCTCCGCCGGAGTCGTCGGGACGGCGGGCTCGAAATCGTCGGCGGCGTCGGGCATTCGGATCGCACTCGTTCGGCGCAAGTTCGCCAGCAAGAAGCGCGGGCAATAGCACAGCCGACCCGTCTCGTGACGCGCGCCAAAGTCGCGTCGCGCAAAAAAATTGGCCGGCCCCGCGAACGGGACCGGCCAGCAGGGGGGATAAAGTCGAAAGCTCTAGAAGTTCACGTCCAGGCGCGCGCCGAAGTAGCGGAAGGCGTCGCGGCCCGGGAACCAGGTCTTGCCCTGCGCCGTCGGAATGGCCGGGTTGCTATAGCCCGACGTGCCGTTGCCCAACCCTTGCGCGTAGCGCTTGTCGAACAGGTTGTTGGCGAAGGCGGTCAGCTTGTACTTGCCCTCGCGGTCGGTGATCCCGACGGTCAGGTCCGTGATGCTGTAGGCCTTCTGGACCGTGCGCGGGTCCTGGCTGAGCGAGAAGTTGATGTCGTCCTGCCAGCGGACATTGGCGCCGATGAAGGCCTTGAACGGCACGTTGTCGGGCAGGTCGATGTCGTACTGGCCGCCCAGGCTGAACTTGTACTTGGGCACGTTGTTCAGACGCTTGCCGTGCAGGTTCT
The window above is part of the Caulobacter soli genome. Proteins encoded here:
- a CDS encoding transglycosylase domain-containing protein, whose protein sequence is MPDAADDFEPAVPTTPAEAPVEAAVEAATPKRKRRSRAKPAAAPIETLAPDAVEEVSETSETQPVDTEISPPETPEAVEPEAAEPLAAEPPSAPPPAKPPIWKRRPWQIGAAASVLVVIAVIASLLWSLPLGRALEPLANPTLVIVAADGSPIARRGSYKEAPVVVSKLPAYVPGAFIAIEDRRFYSHMGVDPKAILRAVGANAKAGGVSEGGSTITQQLAKNAFLSNKRTFRRKIQEVLIALYLDARLSKDEILSRYLSSVYFGDGTFGLRAAARHYFDKTPETLSVGEAAMLAGLVKAPSRWAPTENFAGAKTRMKTVLGAMVDTGVITEGQARSAVNQVRVEAGRAKLPTGSYFADWVFPQAKAVFENTYGETVVRTTLDPKLQAQAEKILDEAIARDGKVLNVTQGAIVAMRTDGRIVAMVGGRDYKVSQFNRADGERPPGSAFKLFVYLAAMRKGMTPTSPILDAPVQVSGWTPKNHESKYAGREVPLITAFAASSNVAAVRLAHDIGRDAVVATARDLGITDPIPDDLTLALGTGPMSLVRLTAAYAAIDAGEAPIIAHGLADWKKPANVHPLTKAELASMRDLLRSATQRGTGIEAAIPGAFGKTGTSQNYRDALFVGYVGDLVIGVWVGNDDNSAMNGVVGGGLPAKIWKSVATYAVGRDAPKAPAAEEGDDAVSAAEDTTLLLNPDGTPVDGAAPAEGAPVAPADGTAPAAPAPAAPAAPVVSAPAAPAAPTTDRPAN